Proteins encoded together in one Felis catus isolate Fca126 chromosome B3, F.catus_Fca126_mat1.0, whole genome shotgun sequence window:
- the CDCA4 gene encoding cell division cycle-associated protein 4 isoform X1 codes for MFARGLKRKSSEDAEDADGGVAGLPAAPSYTLQRQSLLDMSLVKLQLCHMLVEPNLCRSVLIANTVRQIQEEMTQDGTWRVVAPQAAGRAPLDRLVSTEILCRSGREQEGEGDCPLPDPAPGQAPRRPQSSPWGLDGSREGRGGFQKSLDHIFETLENKTPGSVEELFSDVDSSYYDLDAVLTGMVGGAPTGPGLPAFAPTAAAPPSSTCRSDLGELEHTVEILVET; via the coding sequence ATGTTCGCACGAGGGTTGAAGAGGAAGAGCTCGGAGGACGCAGAGGACGCCGACGGGGGCGTGGCGGGCCTTCCGGCCGCCCCCTCCTACACCCTGCAGCGGCAGTCGCTCTTGGACATGTCCCTCGTCAAGCTCCAGCTGTGCCACATGCTGGTCGAGCCCAACCTCTGCCGCTCGGTCCTCATAGCCAACACGGTCCGGCAGATCCAGGAAGAGATGACCCAGGACGGGACCTGGCGGGTGGTGGCGCCCCAGGCCGCAGGGCGGGCACCCCTGGACCGCCTCGTCTCCACGGAGATCCTGTGCCGCTCGGGGCGGGAGCAGGAGGGCGAGGGAGACTGCCCCCTGCCAGACCCGGCCCCGGGACAGGCCCCAAGGCGCCCGCAGAGCAGCCCCTGGGGACTGGACGGCTcccgggagggcagagggggctTTCAGAAATCGCTGGATCACATATTTGAAACGCTGGAGAATAAAACCCCCGGGTCCGTGGAAGAGCTGTTTTCGGACGTGGACAGCTCCTACTACGACCTGGACGCAGTGCTGACCGGCATGGTGGGCGGCGCCCCCACCGGCCCCGGGCTCCCCGCCTTCGCGCCCACGGCCGCTGCGCCCCCTAGTTCCACCTGCAGGTCGGATCTGGGCGAGCTGGAGCACACCGTGGAGATCCTGGTGGAGACCTGA
- the CDCA4 gene encoding cell division cycle-associated protein 4 isoform X2, which produces MGRMFARGLKRKSSEDAEDADGGVAGLPAAPSYTLQRQSLLDMSLVKLQLCHMLVEPNLCRSVLIANTVRQIQEEMTQDGTWRVVAPQAAGRAPLDRLVSTEILCRSGREQEGEGDCPLPDPAPGQAPRRPQSSPWGLDGSREGRGGFQKSLDHIFETLENKTPGSVEELFSDVDSSYYDLDAVLTGMVGGAPTGPGLPAFAPTAAAPPSSTCRSDLGELEHTVEILVET; this is translated from the exons ATG GGCAGGATGTTCGCACGAGGGTTGAAGAGGAAGAGCTCGGAGGACGCAGAGGACGCCGACGGGGGCGTGGCGGGCCTTCCGGCCGCCCCCTCCTACACCCTGCAGCGGCAGTCGCTCTTGGACATGTCCCTCGTCAAGCTCCAGCTGTGCCACATGCTGGTCGAGCCCAACCTCTGCCGCTCGGTCCTCATAGCCAACACGGTCCGGCAGATCCAGGAAGAGATGACCCAGGACGGGACCTGGCGGGTGGTGGCGCCCCAGGCCGCAGGGCGGGCACCCCTGGACCGCCTCGTCTCCACGGAGATCCTGTGCCGCTCGGGGCGGGAGCAGGAGGGCGAGGGAGACTGCCCCCTGCCAGACCCGGCCCCGGGACAGGCCCCAAGGCGCCCGCAGAGCAGCCCCTGGGGACTGGACGGCTcccgggagggcagagggggctTTCAGAAATCGCTGGATCACATATTTGAAACGCTGGAGAATAAAACCCCCGGGTCCGTGGAAGAGCTGTTTTCGGACGTGGACAGCTCCTACTACGACCTGGACGCAGTGCTGACCGGCATGGTGGGCGGCGCCCCCACCGGCCCCGGGCTCCCCGCCTTCGCGCCCACGGCCGCTGCGCCCCCTAGTTCCACCTGCAGGTCGGATCTGGGCGAGCTGGAGCACACCGTGGAGATCCTGGTGGAGACCTGA